In a single window of the Campylobacter fetus subsp. testudinum 03-427 genome:
- the flhF gene encoding flagellar biosynthesis (GTP-binding) protein (Pfam match to PF00448.18 SRP54), translating to MATVLKTFTGESAIEALKKAKEECGESAMLVTTKQIQPKTLNKKPVYEILVSVEEETKSPTKESIKEIKQQISAYTKAYEKPPLAPPSIDESVLLNISKAAKEISKVASLPDITIQNQTENEEYNKKIDDVAKQVNKLNDKISMIADMIWDDKAEARGDITIPPEFSTIYKLAKQSGMKSEHLKAIMQTTIQNMPTSMKNNPSAVKRYFYSLLRNMLPCRSESLESKKQRIMMFVGPTGVGKTTTLSKLAYKFAHSGDIRYKTGIITLDTYRLGAVEQLFQYAKIMSIPILDAIELEDFKSALKSLASCDLILIDTMGSSQYDKDKLIKLSSFLKGCGTKIDVNLVLSAGSKIEDLTEIYNNFSFLDIDTLIITKFDETKIFGNVFSLVYDTNTPVSFFSTGQNVPDDIMEAKSEFLVQCVLDGFDKGDEDGSSR from the coding sequence ATGGCCACAGTACTTAAAACTTTCACTGGAGAAAGCGCTATAGAGGCTCTTAAAAAAGCGAAAGAAGAGTGCGGTGAGAGTGCTATGTTAGTCACCACAAAGCAAATTCAGCCAAAAACTCTGAACAAAAAACCTGTTTATGAGATTTTAGTAAGCGTTGAAGAAGAGACAAAATCTCCTACAAAAGAGAGCATAAAAGAGATAAAACAGCAGATATCAGCATATACAAAAGCTTATGAAAAACCTCCTTTAGCGCCTCCTAGCATAGATGAAAGCGTACTTTTAAATATATCAAAAGCAGCTAAAGAGATAAGCAAAGTAGCGAGTTTGCCAGATATCACTATCCAAAATCAAACCGAAAATGAAGAGTACAATAAAAAAATCGATGATGTAGCAAAACAGGTAAATAAACTAAATGACAAAATATCTATGATAGCAGATATGATATGGGATGATAAAGCTGAAGCTAGAGGCGATATCACCATACCTCCAGAGTTTTCTACCATATATAAATTAGCAAAACAAAGCGGTATGAAAAGTGAGCATCTAAAAGCCATTATGCAAACTACTATACAAAATATGCCGACCTCTATGAAAAACAATCCATCTGCGGTAAAAAGATATTTTTACTCACTTCTTAGAAATATGCTGCCTTGCAGAAGCGAAAGTTTAGAAAGCAAAAAGCAAAGAATTATGATGTTTGTAGGACCAACAGGAGTTGGAAAAACCACAACTCTTTCGAAACTAGCTTATAAATTTGCTCACTCAGGAGATATAAGATATAAAACAGGTATTATAACTCTTGATACATATAGATTAGGGGCGGTCGAGCAGCTATTTCAGTATGCTAAGATAATGAGCATACCGATACTTGACGCTATAGAACTAGAGGATTTTAAATCAGCATTAAAGAGTTTAGCTAGCTGTGATCTTATACTTATAGATACTATGGGAAGCAGCCAATACGACAAAGATAAACTAATAAAATTAAGCAGCTTTTTAAAAGGATGTGGAACAAAAATAGATGTAAATTTAGTTTTATCAGCAGGTTCAAAAATTGAAGATTTGACTGAAATTTATAATAATTTCTCATTTTTAGATATCGACACATTAATCATAACTAAATTTGATGAAACAAAAATTTTTGGAAATGTTTTTTCACTAGTATATGACACAAATACTCCAGTTAGCTTCTTCTCAACAGGGCAAAATGTTCCAGATGACATAATGGAGGCAAAAAGCGAGTTTTTAGTTCAGTGCGTTTTAGATGGCTTTGATAAAGGAGATGAAGATGGATCAAGCAGATAA
- the flhG gene encoding flagellar biosynthesis protein (Pfam match to PF01656.19 CbiA), translated as MDQADKLRELMISNKIKKSTHFIAVTSGKGGVGKSTISANLANILAKNGYKVALFDADIGLANLDVILNVKIQKNLLNVLKGECKLEDILVKVKDNLILIPGESGDDIFKFNDQFVLEKFISEASILNGIDFMIIDTGAGIGASTQVFLEACDEIIVVTVPDPAAITDAYATIKVTSKMKKDIFMILNMVKNENEAIRIYENIKKVAKTNIKSELDLELLGYLEADKLVSKSIKQRTLFSDDVPHISPSIQLKKAASKLLYKLERKVLDDKEDRSFGGFFKRLVEQF; from the coding sequence ATGGATCAAGCAGATAAGCTAAGAGAGCTTATGATATCAAATAAAATAAAAAAATCAACTCACTTTATAGCCGTAACAAGCGGTAAAGGCGGCGTTGGTAAATCAACCATAAGTGCAAATTTAGCAAATATTTTAGCAAAAAACGGATACAAAGTAGCTCTTTTTGACGCAGATATAGGACTTGCAAATTTAGATGTCATCTTAAATGTAAAAATTCAAAAAAATCTTTTAAACGTACTAAAAGGCGAATGCAAGCTAGAAGATATCTTAGTCAAAGTAAAAGATAATCTTATATTGATCCCAGGTGAAAGCGGCGATGATATATTTAAATTTAATGATCAGTTTGTACTAGAAAAGTTTATCTCTGAAGCTAGCATATTGAACGGTATTGATTTTATGATAATAGACACCGGAGCTGGTATAGGAGCTAGTACTCAGGTATTTTTAGAGGCGTGCGATGAGATTATAGTTGTGACAGTTCCTGATCCTGCTGCTATAACTGATGCTTATGCGACCATAAAAGTAACATCAAAGATGAAAAAAGATATATTTATGATATTAAATATGGTCAAAAATGAAAATGAAGCTATCAGAATATATGAAAATATAAAAAAAGTAGCCAAAACAAATATAAAAAGCGAATTAGATCTAGAACTACTAGGATATTTAGAAGCAGATAAATTGGTATCTAAAAGTATAAAACAAAGAACACTTTTTAGCGATGATGTGCCACATATCAGCCCTAGCATACAGCTCAAAAAAGCTGCTAGTAAGCTGCTTTATAAGTTGGAACGAAAAGTGCTTGACGATAAAGAAGATAGAAGCTTTGGCGGATTTTTTAAGCGTCTTGTAGAACAATTTTAA
- a CDS encoding putative membrane protein — translation MRAENFIAFFTVCGFFIGLMFVVVKTNEPMELILYTLLITFFFYLVIHIVIMNYVDANRIGQRYFNKERYEEVNDYLITELALREKKLEGAIQKTNENIILKKSGKKHERVKAKAA, via the coding sequence GTGAGAGCAGAAAACTTTATAGCTTTTTTCACTGTTTGTGGATTTTTCATAGGTCTTATGTTTGTAGTTGTGAAAACTAATGAACCTATGGAGCTTATTTTATATACTTTACTTATTACATTTTTCTTCTATTTAGTTATTCATATAGTTATCATGAACTATGTCGATGCAAATAGAATAGGTCAAAGGTATTTTAACAAAGAAAGATACGAAGAAGTAAATGACTATCTCATAACAGAATTAGCTTTAAGGGAAAAGAAGCTAGAAGGTGCGATACAAAAGACAAATGAAAACATCATACTAAAAAAATCAGGTAAAAAACATGAACGAGTTAAAGCAAAAGCAGCTTGA
- the fliA gene encoding RNA polymerase sigma28 factor (Pfam matches to PF04545.12 Sigma70_r4, and to PF04542.10 Sigma70_r2), whose product MNELKQKQLDAYQKEIKKSQDELVLSYMPALRAMAFRLKSRLPSSIEVNDLISIGATAMVKLSRTYDKEQNDSFWGYVKQRVYGSMIDYLRGLDFLSRGNRKLVKDIDNAINEYFNKFECEPDDAYLAELLGEDEAKIREARNLSDVSATFPIDEQSQLLSESDTQSQIEKDELIQKITDVLNEFGEREQMIIQLYYYEELSLKEISDILGITESRISQIHKRLITKIRERLGF is encoded by the coding sequence ATGAACGAGTTAAAGCAAAAGCAGCTTGACGCTTATCAAAAAGAGATAAAAAAAAGCCAAGATGAACTCGTTTTATCATATATGCCTGCTCTTAGAGCTATGGCTTTTAGGCTAAAATCCAGACTTCCAAGCTCCATAGAAGTAAATGATCTAATAAGCATAGGCGCTACTGCTATGGTAAAACTATCAAGAACATACGATAAAGAGCAAAACGATAGTTTTTGGGGATATGTAAAACAAAGAGTTTATGGTTCTATGATAGACTATTTAAGAGGTCTTGACTTTCTTAGCAGAGGAAATAGAAAACTAGTAAAAGATATAGACAATGCCATAAACGAGTATTTTAATAAATTTGAGTGCGAACCAGACGATGCTTATTTAGCAGAGCTTTTAGGTGAAGATGAAGCAAAGATAAGAGAAGCTAGAAATCTTAGCGATGTATCTGCTACATTTCCCATAGATGAACAATCTCAGCTTCTTAGCGAATCAGACACCCAAAGCCAGATAGAAAAAGATGAACTCATACAAAAGATCACGGACGTTTTAAACGAATTTGGCGAACGAGAACAGATGATAATACAACTTTATTACTATGAGGAGCTAAGTTTAAAAGAGATTAGCGATATTTTAGGCATTACTGAGTCTAGAATTAGTCAAATTCATAAAAGACTCATTACAAAAATCAGAGAAAGGCTAGGCTTTTAA
- the fliM gene encoding flagellar motor switch protein (Pfam matches to PF02154.11 FliM, and to PF01052.16 FliMN_C): MADILSQEEIDALLQVVDEDGDAVVADTTPHQEDQKQVVIYDFKRPNRVSKEQLRAIKGIHDKLARNLASQISSIMRSIVEIRLHSVDQMTYGEFLMSLPSPTSFNVFSIKPLDGNCVLEINPSIAFPMIDRLLGGNGDGFESNRELTDIEINLLDAILRIMMQRLKESWSMITDMYPNVEAKESSPNVVQIVSQNEIVIMVVMEIIIGNSSGMINICYPVIYLEPILSRLANRDIMLGETSAKKSRNKELKTLIGRAEVLYEAILGRTVISVNEFLNLKEGDILRLDKSADDKAIVCIDKKDVFLAQIGLHRFRKSIKIEELIKTDKDEIKNILEQYEEERKAKLMAYQEETEEVEEEEDDE; the protein is encoded by the coding sequence ATGGCAGATATTTTAAGTCAAGAAGAGATTGATGCTCTACTTCAAGTCGTAGATGAAGACGGCGACGCAGTAGTAGCAGACACTACTCCGCACCAAGAAGATCAAAAACAAGTAGTAATCTATGACTTCAAAAGACCTAATCGTGTTAGTAAAGAACAGCTAAGAGCCATTAAAGGAATTCACGATAAATTAGCTAGAAATTTGGCTTCTCAAATTTCTAGTATAATGAGAAGTATAGTAGAAATTAGACTTCACTCAGTTGATCAAATGACTTACGGTGAGTTTTTGATGAGCTTACCAAGTCCGACTAGCTTTAACGTATTTTCCATAAAACCGCTTGATGGAAACTGCGTTTTGGAGATAAACCCAAGTATCGCTTTTCCTATGATAGATCGTCTTTTAGGTGGAAACGGCGATGGATTTGAAAGCAACAGAGAGCTTACTGATATCGAGATAAATTTACTTGATGCGATACTTCGTATAATGATGCAACGTCTAAAAGAGAGCTGGTCGATGATAACTGATATGTATCCAAACGTAGAAGCTAAAGAATCCAGCCCAAACGTCGTACAAATCGTAAGCCAAAATGAGATTGTTATTATGGTTGTTATGGAGATTATAATCGGAAATTCTAGCGGTATGATAAATATATGTTATCCAGTAATTTATCTTGAACCGATCCTTAGTCGCCTTGCAAACCGTGATATAATGCTAGGAGAAACAAGTGCTAAAAAAAGTAGAAACAAAGAGTTAAAAACATTGATAGGTCGCGCAGAAGTTCTTTATGAAGCTATACTTGGAAGAACCGTTATAAGTGTAAATGAGTTTTTAAATTTAAAAGAAGGTGATATACTAAGACTTGATAAAAGTGCTGATGATAAAGCTATAGTTTGTATAGATAAAAAAGATGTATTCTTAGCTCAAATCGGACTTCATAGATTTAGAAAATCTATAAAAATAGAAGAGCTTATAAAAACAGATAAAGATGAAATAAAAAATATCTTAGAACAGTATGAAGAAGAGCGTAAAGCAAAGCTTATGGCGTATCAAGAAGAAACTGAAGAAGTAGAGGAAGAAGAGGACGATGAATAG
- the fliY gene encoding flagellar motor switch protein (Pfam match to PF01052.16 FliMN_C), giving the protein MNRFLDIFKNECKATVEGLTGNAPAIGETAEFDAATQNGIQTPIVVANINVSGDINGKVIFIATPLLITAINDLMLGEEEPTKSLNIGDDELDASKEIFSNILSAISTSLTAAKDMPKLSFEIQKVVYLDENQILDLSSYEKLFLCPVTMGDINEHIGLVVDFAFNKYFNKSDEKHTKDIPHLKADITEEIKNIGLIMDVRLPIRVRIGSKKMLLKDVLSMDIGSVIELNQLANDPLEVLIGDKQVALGEVVIVDGNFGVQITEIGTKKERLEQLK; this is encoded by the coding sequence ATGAATAGATTTTTAGATATATTTAAAAACGAATGTAAAGCTACCGTAGAAGGACTTACAGGAAACGCCCCGGCGATAGGTGAAACAGCTGAGTTTGACGCTGCGACTCAAAATGGCATTCAAACGCCTATAGTAGTAGCAAATATCAACGTCAGCGGAGATATAAACGGCAAGGTAATCTTCATAGCCACTCCACTTCTAATAACTGCTATAAACGATCTTATGCTAGGCGAAGAAGAACCTACTAAAAGTCTAAATATAGGCGATGATGAATTAGACGCAAGCAAAGAGATATTTTCTAATATTTTAAGTGCGATTTCTACTAGTCTAACAGCTGCTAAAGATATGCCAAAACTAAGCTTTGAAATTCAAAAAGTAGTTTATCTAGATGAAAATCAAATTCTAGATTTGAGCTCATATGAAAAACTATTTTTATGTCCTGTTACAATGGGTGATATAAATGAACATATCGGCTTAGTTGTTGATTTTGCCTTTAATAAATACTTCAATAAATCAGATGAAAAACATACAAAAGATATACCGCATTTAAAAGCAGATATAACAGAAGAGATAAAAAATATAGGTCTTATTATGGATGTTAGACTTCCTATAAGAGTTAGGATAGGATCTAAAAAAATGCTGCTAAAAGATGTTTTATCTATGGATATAGGATCAGTTATAGAGCTAAACCAACTAGCAAATGATCCTTTGGAAGTACTTATAGGAGATAAGCAAGTCGCTCTTGGTGAAGTTGTTATAGTAGATGGAAATTTTGGAGTTCAAATCACTGAGATAGGAACCAAAAAAGAGAGATTAGAGCAATTAAAATAG
- a CDS encoding adenine nucleotide alpha hydrolase, possible tRNA 2-thiocytidine biosynthesis protein (Pfam match to PF01171.16 ATP_bind_3) encodes MIDLSKKLIRQVGQTNAKYKMFEKDDKILLGLSGGKDSLALAHILKHFQNVTPDKFEFEAVTLSYGMGEDYAYLTKHCNAHGIKHSVIDSSIFEISKDKIRKNSSFCSFFSRMRRGYLYTYALEHGFNKLAIAHHLDDAAESFFMNFTYNGALRTLAPKYRAKNGLVLIRPLINVRERQLRDNATRNSLFVIGDEACPAMRFDVKMPHARYETKQLLAGLEKENPKLFTSLQAAFENIHKDTFFDMSEQLQ; translated from the coding sequence ATGATAGATCTGAGTAAAAAGCTCATTCGTCAAGTCGGTCAAACAAACGCTAAATACAAGATGTTTGAGAAAGACGACAAAATACTTCTTGGTCTAAGCGGCGGTAAAGATAGCTTAGCTTTGGCTCATATACTAAAACATTTTCAAAATGTTACTCCAGATAAATTTGAGTTTGAAGCCGTGACGCTTAGTTATGGTATGGGCGAGGACTATGCGTATTTGACTAAGCATTGCAATGCGCATGGCATAAAACATAGCGTTATCGATAGTTCTATATTTGAAATAAGCAAAGATAAAATCAGAAAAAATTCGAGTTTTTGTAGCTTTTTTAGCCGTATGAGACGTGGATATCTTTATACTTATGCGCTTGAACATGGTTTTAATAAACTAGCGATCGCTCATCATCTTGATGACGCGGCTGAGAGTTTTTTTATGAATTTTACTTACAACGGCGCTTTAAGAACGCTTGCTCCAAAATATAGAGCAAAGAATGGACTAGTGTTGATACGACCTCTCATAAATGTCAGAGAGCGTCAGCTTAGAGATAATGCTACTAGAAACAGTCTCTTTGTCATAGGTGATGAAGCGTGTCCTGCGATGAGATTTGACGTGAAAATGCCCCACGCTAGATATGAAACAAAACAGCTTTTAGCAGGGCTTGAAAAAGAAAATCCAAAGCTATTTACTAGCTTACAAGCTGCGTTTGAAAATATACATAAAGATACGTTTTTTGATATGAGCGAGCAGTTGCAATAA
- the pfs gene encoding multifunctional 5'-methylthioadenosine / S-adenosylhomocysteine nucleosidase / 6-amino-6-deoxyfutalosine hydrolase (bifunctional~Pfam match to PF01048.16 PNP_UDP_1): MKVAILGAMPEEIAPLLSRLQNYETIKYAKNEFYLAKYKNHELVIAYSKIGKVNSTLTATLMVEKFGCEILLFTGVAGALNEKLKIGDIIYATSTAQHDLDISAFGHPYGYVPGINVYEKTDEKLNNIAKKVATKNGVNLVSGVIVSGDQFICDPVKKEWIKSTFDADAVEMEGASVGQVCATLGVPYFLMRAISDEAGGGAEIDFDKFVVEVANTSAKFVLDMVEYL; encoded by the coding sequence ATGAAAGTAGCTATACTTGGCGCTATGCCTGAAGAGATCGCTCCACTTCTAAGCCGACTGCAGAATTACGAAACGATAAAATACGCCAAAAACGAGTTTTATCTAGCTAAATATAAAAATCACGAACTTGTTATTGCTTATTCTAAAATAGGTAAAGTAAATTCTACATTGACTGCTACTTTGATGGTAGAAAAATTTGGTTGTGAGATATTGCTATTTACTGGAGTTGCTGGAGCATTAAATGAAAAATTAAAGATAGGTGATATCATTTACGCTACAAGCACAGCTCAGCATGATCTTGATATAAGCGCGTTTGGACATCCATATGGTTATGTTCCTGGTATAAACGTGTATGAAAAAACAGATGAAAAACTAAATAATATAGCAAAAAAAGTTGCCACTAAAAACGGTGTAAATCTTGTCAGTGGAGTTATAGTTAGCGGAGATCAGTTTATCTGCGATCCTGTGAAAAAAGAGTGGATCAAATCCACTTTTGATGCAGACGCTGTGGAAATGGAAGGTGCTAGCGTTGGACAAGTATGTGCTACTCTTGGAGTTCCGTACTTTTTGATGAGAGCTATAAGTGACGAAGCAGGTGGTGGCGCTGAGATCGACTTTGATAAGTTTGTGGTAGAAGTTGCAAATACGTCTGCTAAATTTGTACTTGATATGGTTGAGTATTTATGA
- the fabD gene encoding malonyl-CoA-[acp] transacylase (Pfam match to PF00698.17 Acyl_transf_1) — protein sequence MSYAFLFPGQGSQSFGMGFEIYENFRSAKDLLDSASDFCKIDFKELMFKENDRLSISEFTQPAIVLNSFICFLAFKENTDISSKFALGHSLGEFSALSVSGGLDMLNAIKLVHLRGKFMSEACQGKNAGMMVILGLNDDIVKDICEKSSKSVWAANYNCDGQIVVAGVKSDLVELEPVFKEAGAKRAMLLDMSVASHCPLLDSASIKLYDELKYLIKDEFSPVISNVTAKAYTSKTDALELLKLQLTKPVLYKQSIKNYENDVDCFIEFGSSVLKGLNKKITSKPTYSISNLNSLEESLKELA from the coding sequence ATGAGTTATGCTTTTTTATTCCCAGGACAAGGTTCGCAAAGCTTTGGTATGGGATTTGAAATTTATGAGAATTTTAGATCCGCAAAAGATCTTTTAGATAGTGCTAGTGATTTTTGTAAGATTGATTTTAAAGAGCTTATGTTCAAAGAAAACGATCGCTTAAGCATATCTGAATTTACTCAGCCTGCTATTGTTCTAAATTCTTTTATCTGTTTTCTTGCTTTTAAAGAAAATACAGATATTTCTTCTAAATTTGCACTTGGTCACTCGCTTGGTGAATTTTCAGCTCTTAGTGTTAGCGGCGGTCTTGATATGCTAAATGCTATCAAGCTCGTTCATCTAAGAGGTAAATTTATGAGCGAAGCTTGTCAAGGTAAAAATGCAGGAATGATGGTCATCCTTGGTTTAAATGATGATATCGTAAAAGATATTTGCGAGAAATCATCAAAAAGCGTTTGGGCTGCGAACTATAACTGCGATGGACAAATAGTGGTAGCCGGAGTAAAAAGTGATCTTGTGGAGCTTGAGCCTGTATTTAAAGAAGCTGGTGCGAAAAGAGCTATGCTTTTAGATATGAGCGTAGCTAGTCACTGCCCACTTCTTGATAGTGCGAGTATTAAACTCTATGATGAGCTTAAATATCTTATAAAAGATGAGTTTTCTCCTGTTATATCAAATGTTACGGCTAAGGCTTATACTAGCAAAACAGATGCTTTGGAACTTTTAAAACTTCAACTTACAAAACCTGTTTTGTATAAACAGAGCATTAAAAACTATGAGAACGATGTTGATTGTTTTATAGAGTTTGGTTCTAGTGTATTAAAAGGACTAAATAAAAAAATAACATCAAAGCCGACTTATAGTATTTCAAATTTAAACTCTTTAGAAGAGAGCTTGAAGGAGCTAGCATGA
- the slyD gene encoding FKBP-type peptidyl-prolyl cis-trans isomerase (Pfam match to PF00254.24 FKBP_C), producing the protein MSKVIKMFYELKDAKTGELLESNIDAQEIAFVTGKNQVLEALENGVKDLKVGENAIVRIPASEGLGEYDESALQVLPKEQFAGIELNEGMELFGEGEDGSTVRVTVKSISDNDVTVDFNHPYAGKDLEFNVKITENRDADADEELTGVVVMPNVCGCGSGGHHHHEHEGEGCCGGGHHDEHGGGCCGKHHH; encoded by the coding sequence ATGTCAAAAGTAATAAAAATGTTTTATGAGCTTAAAGATGCAAAAACAGGTGAGCTTTTGGAGTCAAATATAGATGCGCAAGAGATCGCATTTGTCACAGGGAAAAATCAAGTTTTAGAAGCTTTGGAAAACGGGGTTAAAGATCTTAAAGTAGGCGAAAATGCTATAGTACGCATACCTGCTAGTGAAGGTTTAGGCGAATATGATGAGAGTGCTCTTCAAGTGCTACCAAAAGAACAATTTGCCGGTATAGAATTAAATGAAGGCATGGAGCTTTTTGGAGAGGGTGAAGACGGAAGCACTGTTAGAGTTACTGTAAAATCAATCAGTGATAATGATGTTACTGTGGATTTTAATCATCCATATGCTGGTAAAGATCTTGAGTTTAACGTAAAAATTACTGAAAACAGAGACGCAGACGCAGATGAAGAGCTAACTGGTGTAGTTGTTATGCCTAATGTTTGTGGTTGCGGAAGTGGCGGTCATCACCATCATGAGCATGAGGGCGAAGGATGTTGTGGCGGTGGTCATCATGACGAACATGGCGGCGGATGCTGCGGAAAACATCATCATTAA
- the ybgF gene encoding Tol-Pal system protein YbgF, with product MRRDLFIAAFLWAASSLFAEISVFDAGNLNQDNPYGLTDNEKILLKNKEKVEKLNQNIGSVQSDINVAQENIEGLKSILDGLNQTNLKLENRAADLENRVNSIDLNLTKEITELKSIVKQNKTIQDENYKKITKAISELSALIDSVAANQAVEKNSSSATKDDKSEESKSVNKFDDMNLADILKDADTAYNNKEYLKSSEAYAFLVQKKHKPAYSNFMLGEIEYTNKNYKDAIPYYQKSVELSQKGAYMPKLLYHTAISFDKTGDTKNANKFYNALRQAYPDSKEAKASPVRK from the coding sequence ATGAGAAGAGATCTTTTTATTGCAGCCTTTTTATGGGCTGCATCTTCTTTATTCGCTGAAATTTCAGTATTTGATGCAGGTAATTTAAATCAAGATAATCCGTATGGACTTACAGATAATGAAAAGATTCTATTAAAAAACAAAGAAAAAGTCGAAAAATTAAACCAAAATATCGGCTCGGTTCAGTCCGATATAAATGTAGCACAAGAGAATATCGAAGGCTTAAAAAGTATATTAGATGGTTTAAATCAGACAAATTTAAAATTAGAAAACAGAGCCGCCGATTTAGAAAATAGAGTAAATTCTATAGACCTAAATCTTACAAAAGAGATTACAGAATTAAAAAGTATAGTAAAGCAAAATAAAACTATACAAGATGAAAATTATAAAAAAATAACAAAAGCCATATCAGAGTTAAGCGCATTGATAGACTCAGTAGCTGCAAATCAAGCAGTTGAAAAAAATAGTAGTTCTGCTACAAAAGATGATAAGAGCGAAGAGAGTAAATCAGTAAATAAATTTGATGATATGAATCTTGCAGATATCCTAAAAGACGCTGATACTGCTTATAATAACAAAGAGTATTTAAAATCTAGCGAAGCATATGCTTTTTTAGTACAGAAAAAGCATAAACCAGCTTATTCAAATTTTATGCTTGGCGAGATAGAATATACAAATAAAAACTATAAAGATGCTATACCTTATTACCAAAAAAGTGTTGAGCTGAGTCAGAAAGGTGCTTATATGCCAAAACTTCTGTATCATACGGCAATTAGTTTTGATAAAACAGGCGATACAAAAAATGCTAATAAATTTTATAATGCATTAAGACAAGCATATCCAGATAGTAAAGAAGCAAAAGCTTCACCCGTACGTAAATAA
- the pal gene encoding Tol-Pal system peptidoglycan-associated lipoprotein (Pfam match to PF00691.16 OmpA) — protein sequence MKNLVLVSAVAAALFIAGCSSKSPEVDMNADANKMSNSGMSNTDTMSDAERLNALMNQIQSQVKNVYFDFDKFNIRPDMQGVVSTNASLFNQNGADSLRVMIEGNCDEWGSDEYNYALGVKRAKTAKDALVAQGVSADRIEITSNGESKPVCTERTKACDAQNRRDEFKILP from the coding sequence ATGAAAAATTTAGTTTTAGTTTCAGCTGTTGCTGCTGCTTTATTCATAGCTGGTTGTAGTTCAAAATCACCAGAAGTAGATATGAATGCAGATGCAAACAAAATGTCAAATAGTGGTATGTCAAATACTGACACAATGAGTGATGCAGAGAGATTAAACGCTCTAATGAATCAAATTCAAAGCCAAGTTAAAAATGTTTATTTTGATTTTGATAAATTCAATATACGCCCAGATATGCAAGGCGTTGTTAGTACAAATGCTTCATTATTTAACCAAAATGGTGCAGATAGCCTAAGAGTTATGATCGAAGGAAACTGCGACGAGTGGGGTAGTGATGAGTATAACTACGCTTTAGGCGTAAAAAGAGCTAAAACTGCTAAAGATGCTTTAGTAGCTCAAGGTGTAAGTGCAGATAGAATCGAAATTACAAGCAATGGCGAGAGCAAACCTGTATGTACTGAAAGAACAAAAGCTTGCGACGCTCAAAATCGTCGTGATGAGTTTAAAATTCTTCCATAA